One window of Chitinophagaceae bacterium genomic DNA carries:
- a CDS encoding rhomboid family intramembrane serine protease: protein MIRLTPTIKKLLTINVACYGIGLLLQLLYNFGFLINPKDISSFFALHHFNSLEFHYHQLLTYMFFHGGVLHILSNMLGLVMFGVFLERVWEGKRFLFFYLATGVGAGIIYIFYTYILTYQMNEDAKSYMINPTPDRFELFVGNYLDTKKYTLRDGKQDDLFAEFHKDPTNKDLIYSTQSIVIDIVKKNESMQVIGASGAVFAILVAFALLFPNFEIQLLIPPILVKAKYLVLFYIVYEIFCEYSTMVNDNVAHSVHLGGAFIGFCIIKYWQKYSKNFY from the coding sequence ATGATTCGACTTACTCCCACCATAAAAAAACTGCTCACTATAAATGTAGCATGTTATGGAATAGGGCTTTTATTACAACTTCTTTATAACTTTGGGTTCCTCATCAATCCTAAAGATATATCTTCTTTCTTTGCTCTGCACCATTTTAATTCTTTAGAATTTCACTATCACCAATTACTCACGTATATGTTTTTTCACGGAGGGGTGCTTCATATTCTCAGTAATATGTTAGGGCTTGTTATGTTTGGTGTTTTTTTAGAGCGTGTTTGGGAAGGGAAGAGATTTCTTTTTTTCTACTTAGCAACAGGAGTAGGGGCTGGTATAATATATATCTTTTATACCTATATACTTACTTATCAAATGAATGAAGATGCCAAATCGTATATGATTAACCCTACTCCCGACAGGTTTGAACTGTTTGTTGGCAATTATTTGGATACTAAAAAATATACTCTCAGAGATGGAAAACAAGACGATTTGTTTGCGGAGTTCCATAAAGACCCTACCAATAAAGACCTCATCTATAGCACACAAAGTATAGTAATAGACATTGTGAAAAAGAATGAAAGTATGCAAGTAATAGGGGCTTCAGGTGCTGTTTTTGCAATATTAGTAGCATTTGCTCTCTTATTCCCTAATTTTGAAATCCAACTCCTTATCCCTCCTATATTAGTAAAAGCAAAATATTTAGTCCTATTTTATATAGTATATGAAATCTTTTGTGAATACTCTACTATGGTAAATGACAATGTAGCCCACTCTGTACATCTCGGCGGTGCTTTTATTGGCTTTTGTATTATTAAGTATTGGCAAAAATATTCTAAAAACTTCTATTAA
- a CDS encoding FKBP-type peptidyl-prolyl cis-trans isomerase, with product MKISLKISILLLLSFVIYSCITVEETIPFDYAAQYKLDSIAIDKYIADKNLKNIIITSSGLRYQKIDTIPKSQKPKYGDIISVHYTLTLLNDSVVETSRKSDAILYGKYDTTVLYLPLVTNYGINALVSGFTEGLTYMGKGDHFLFLIPSKLGYGNINSSPITANSVLIYDVSNVNIR from the coding sequence ATGAAAATCTCTCTCAAAATATCCATATTACTACTCCTCTCTTTTGTCATCTATTCTTGCATAACCGTTGAAGAAACTATACCCTTTGACTATGCGGCACAGTATAAGTTAGATAGCATTGCAATAGACAAATACATCGCAGATAAGAATTTGAAAAATATAATTATTACCAGCTCCGGCCTGCGGTACCAAAAAATAGATACCATACCCAAATCTCAAAAACCCAAATACGGAGACATCATATCTGTTCACTATACACTTACATTACTGAATGATAGCGTGGTAGAAACATCACGAAAAAGTGATGCCATTTTATATGGAAAATATGACACTACGGTTCTCTACCTTCCATTAGTCACTAACTACGGTATCAATGCATTAGTAAGTGGTTTTACAGAAGGATTAACGTATATGGGAAAAGGAGATCATTTTTTATTCCTTATACCTTCTAAACTGGGATATGGGAATATTAATTCTTCTCCTATTACAGCCAATTCTGTTCTCATATATGATGTCTCAAACGTAAATATCCGATGA
- the rdgB gene encoding RdgB/HAM1 family non-canonical purine NTP pyrophosphatase, translating into MKRICLATNNHHKIQEIKSILKDTVEFISLAEIGCKEELPETQNTIPGNSLEKALYVAQKYNIYVLADDSGLIVHSLNGEPGVSSAMYGGLPRNEKNNKNLLLEKMKYITHRECYFLTVLTLIYHKKIFQFDGKIYGSIAFEERGSNGFGYDSLFIPKNHIQTFAEMSAEEKNKMSHRSIALHHFCNFLLHH; encoded by the coding sequence ATGAAAAGGATTTGCCTCGCTACCAATAACCATCATAAAATACAGGAAATAAAATCTATACTCAAAGATACAGTAGAATTTATTTCTCTTGCAGAAATCGGATGTAAAGAAGAACTCCCTGAAACCCAAAATACTATCCCTGGCAACTCCTTAGAGAAAGCTCTGTATGTTGCACAGAAATATAATATATATGTTCTTGCTGATGATAGTGGACTTATAGTCCATTCCCTTAATGGAGAACCAGGTGTCTCTTCTGCTATGTATGGTGGACTCCCCCGAAATGAAAAAAATAATAAAAATCTTTTGTTAGAGAAAATGAAATATATTACCCATCGAGAATGTTATTTTCTCACCGTTCTCACATTGATATATCACAAAAAGATATTTCAATTTGATGGAAAGATATATGGGAGTATTGCTTTTGAAGAGCGAGGGAGCAATGGTTTTGGGTATGATTCCCTTTTTATTCCCAAAAATCATATACAAACTTTTGCGGAAATGTCTGCGGAAGAGAAAAATAAAATGAGCCATAGGTCTATCGCTCTTCATCATTTTTGTAATTTCTTGCTTCATCATTAG